A segment of the Bdellovibrio bacteriovorus genome:
TTGATAAGTCCGGGTCCGTAAACAGACAAGAGGAGTTCTAGGAACTCCTCTTGTTGAAAGGGTATTGAAAGCGTCTTAGTCCACCGTCGGAGTGTCACACTGAGGGACCGTGTAAGATTTTCTAAACAACAGCTCATATCTTTCCACATTGCGGTTGGAGATGCGCTTGTAAACGGGAATGTTCACAGTCAGTGGGTACGAGCCTGTGACCGTCTCCATTTTGCAGCGGCGCTGGTTGTTGTTCCAGAAGCAGTTTTCTACTTCGTGAGTGTAGTTGATAGGCGTGGACAGATAATCGCGGTCGATCACGATGATCTCTTCACGGTCGCCACGAGTGCGGCTGACAGTGGTGTCCACGGGCTTCTGCGTGCGCAGACGGTCCCCGTCCTGGCAGGCGAAGGTGTAGTCGATCGCGCGGCCCATGTAGATCGTTGGGGCCTTTACGATCGCATAGCGGTCACGCATGATCTCCTCCCAGGAAGAGTTGGCGTTCACAGCGGCAAAAGCAGGCATAGCGGACATCAAAGTGATCAAAAGAGTCATAATACGTTTCATAATCAGGGGTCTCCATTTTGTGTTCGATTTTTTTTGTCCTCTTTGCGCAAAGAGATGGAGGCAGCTTCTGGCAGAGCACATACTTTTCTCAAGTTACCTTCCGGTAAATGGGGGGTGTTTTGTGTTTTGACTGTTCCGAGAAATTCCTACCCTGACGCGGCGCCTTGCACGGATTCTTCATGCAACTGCGGAAACCATAAGGTAAGCAACCAACCCATGAATATCGAAATGCCCATTCTGCCGGAAAATTTGAATCGTCCTGAAATCGTGGAAAAATCCTGGGTTGTGACCCTTTCTGGAAGCCGCTTTAGTATTCTAAAGCCGGATCCGGATGCGATCATGATCGAAGACATCGCCTGCGCACTGGCTCGTCAGGCTAGATTTAATGGGCATACCCGTTTCTTTTACAGCGTGGGTCAGCACTCGTGCCTGGGGGCGGAAGTTTCTCCAACCAAAGAGATCGCTTTGCACATGCTTTTCCATGATGCGACCGAAGCTTATGTCGGGGATCTGGTGTCTCCGGTAAAGGCTTTGCTGCCGGATTTTGAGATTATTGAATCACGCATTCACTGGGCGATTTCCAAACGTTTCAACCTGGAATACCCACTGCCAAAAGTGGTGAAGCAGATCGACCGCCGCCTGCTGGCGACGGAAGTCCGTGACCTGATTACCAAGGACCTGAAGTCCTGGAATATTTCTGAAGATGAGCCGTTTGATTTCCCGATCATCCCTTGGCCGTCGGAAGTGACGGAAGCCCGCTTCCTGGATCTGGCAAAAAACCTGCTTAAAAAATAAAAAAAGCCGACTGATGAAGTCGGCTTTTTTGTTTTTGCCCAGTTAAGAACTTTTTGCCCAGTTAAGAACTAGGATTTTGGAACTTTGGATTCGTCGACAGTGATTTCGATTTCCACGCGGCGGTTTTTAGCGCGCGCTTCTTTCGTTTTCGCCGGGTCCACTGGGTTCAATGCACCCATACCAACAGAAGTCACTGTTTGTGCAGGAACGCCCGCAGCAATCAATTGCGCGCTGACGGCTTTTGCACGTTGTTCAGACAATGGGTTGTTCACCATCTGAGTACCCGTGTCGTCAGTGTAACCTTTTACAGTCAGCACGTTCTCTGGATATTTCTTCATGATCGCAGCCAGTTGATTGATGTTGTTTTGAGCCGCTGGTTTCAAGTCCGCTTTACCCGTGTCAAACAGGATGTCGCTTTTCAGTTTGGTGATCAGGCCCTGTTCAGTTCTTTTGGTTTCAGCGATTTTCGCCAGTTCTTTTTGCTGTTTGTCCAGACGGTGACCAACAGTACCACCGATACCCGCACCCAAAGCTGCACCAATCAAAGCGCCTTCATTGCGTTTACCAGTTTGGTGACCGATCACCGCACCAGCCACAGCACCAATCGCCGCACCGATACCAGCACCTTTAGCTGTGTTTGGGTTTTCTTGTGTAGTTGCGCAGCCAGAAAGCATCATTGCTACTGCTGTGCCGATCAAAAGCATCTTTTTCATTTGGGGAACTCCTTGAAAGTTGAGCCTCCAATTATGACTGAACTTTGTTACTTCGCAATCCTTGAAGCAGCTTGTCCTAAAACATTCCCTCCCTTATGCTAGTGTTTTGACCCAAGGAAAGGGGAGAAGAATGAAGAAGTACGTTTTGGCAGGCCTTATGGCTGTCTCTATGGTATCCGGCGCCCGCGCTTTGGCCGACAGTCGCTACATTATCGTCAGCGGTTTTGCAGAAAGAGGACTGGACCCGAATATGGTCAACCTCAATATCGAAGTCTGGAGCAAGGCTTCGACGGCGAAGCAAGCTCAAAGCCTGGCGGCGAACCAGTTTAAGCAAGTCCGAAAAACTCTGGAAGACTTCAAGATCAAAAAAGAGGACATTCAGACTGACAACTATTCTTTGAATCCTGAATACGAATACGACCAGAAACTTCGTCAGAATAAAATGGTTGGCTTCCGTGTGTCCCAGTCTTTGACGGTGACATTGCGTAAAGTGGAAGACGCCGGGAATTTCCTGGACGCTCTGGTGGCAGAGAAAAAGACCATGGATGCCGGGGTGAACGTGTCGTCACTTTCCTGGGATTCAGACAAACGCGATCAGACGGAAACGGCCACTTTGGGTGAAGCCGTTCGTGCGACCCGCACCAAGGCGGATGAAATTGCCAAGGCAGCCGGTGTGAAGATCAAAGGTGTTTCCAAGATCAGCCACGGTGTTTCTGGCGGCTTGCCGCCACAACCGGTGTTCAGAAACTTTGGTGGTGCCAAAATGATGGCGGAAGCAGCAAGCACGGACGTGGCTGCAGGTCAGATCAAAGTTCGTGTTGAAGTCACAGCAGAATACGAGATCAATTAATAAGAAAAGAATTGAATGCACTCGTTGCTATAGCGGGTGCCTTCAATTTTGACGTCCTTCATGTACGCCTTTTTGGCGGCATCCTTGTTCAGGTCAGCCCACGTTACGGGCGGATTAGTCGCCTGAGTGCTTTGCGGATAATAAAAATGAGTCACAGATTTCGGCAGCGGATTTTTCTGCGGGTGGGAGAGTGCCTGATCGGCGGCTTTTTTTGAAAGCTCCCACAGTCTTTGCCACTGCGGGTGCTCACTTGGGCACAGGAAAAGTCTTGAGTAGGACGACTTTTTCGAAACCGCCGGATTGAACTGGGCTTTCTTGAAGATCACCCCGTGCAGACCCTTGCCAAATTGTTTGGCGTAGCGGGGCTGGGCTGCGGAAAGAGCCACCCGGTTTTGCACGCCCCAGGCAAGGCTTGCAAACAGCGAGTCTTCGTACTTGGAACACTTGTTCAGATTGGTTGAAATGCCTTCGGCAAAAACCAATCGTGCCAGCACTTCAAAGTCGGTCAGCTTTTCGCGCTGAATGATTTCTTCATTGCTTTCATCGTTCTTGCGGGTCAGGCAGGCCGGAGTGGAATCGATTTTGGACAGCGTGATTTTATCGGGGGTCGAAGACGGCCCCTGACACTTGGCCGGACAAGGGGCTTCGCCAAAAGCCAGCCCCGAAGTCAGCAGCAGTGCAGATAAAATCACGGCCTTCATTATTGAACCGGGAACAGGTAAGTGGTGGTCATGGCGTTTTTCTCGGTGATGGAGTGGATCTCATAGATCTCTACCACGGCGCCGGTTTGTTTTAGATTGTGTTTCACCATGAAGTCATTCACGCGCGGGTACACTTTCAAAGGTCCGATACCCGGGGATCCTGTGAATACCGCCATCACATACTTGCGCTCGGGGATTTCGCCCACTTGCAGGCCTTCCACCAGTTGTGGCGGTTCGCCGGTGATGATGCAGCCCACTTTAGAACGCAGGCGAGCCTCTTCCACGACTTGTGGATCATCAAGGTATTCTCCAAAGGTGCGGCCGCAGGTCATGTTCTGGGAGGTCATGTACTTTTCAATACGTTCCAGTTGTTTGTTCACCTTGTGGTAAGGGCCGACGTGTTCAACATAGACAATCTTGAACGGTCCCTGAACAGATTCAGAAATATCAACGCCTTTGAAGGCGCCCAGATAGTTCGCCAGGAAAAGGCCGAAAGAGATCATCGTCACAGCAACAAATACCAAAATATACTTCATCGTCTTAAACCCACTTGATAGAGCAGCCCATAGAGGCTGTTTGTTCTTCAGATACTTTATCGTTTTTCAAAAGCGTTTGAACGGCGTCAAACAGTTCACGCTTGGTCACTTTCGCAGCGTCTTTCCAGGAATCGTCCAGACGCCCGCGGTAAGCCAGTTTCAGGTCCTTGTCGTACACAAAATAATCCGGGGTGCACACGGCGCCAAAGGCATGGGCCACTGCCTGGGACTTGTCATGCAGGTAAACAAACGGATAGCCTTTTTCTTGCGCGCGTTTTTGCAGATTCTCGAAAGAATCTTCGCGGTTGTGGCTTTCTTCGTCATTGGCACAAATAGCAATCACATTCACGCTTTGCTTTTTCAGATCATGACCCAACTGGATCAGGCGGTCTTCAATCGCCTGCACATACGGGCAGTGATTGCAGATGAACATCACCACCAAAGGCTGACCATTGCTGAAGTCTTTCAGCGAATAGGTTTTGCCATCCACCGCGGGCAGTGTGAAGTCAGGGCATTTGTTTCCAAGATCCGGAAAAGGGGTGAAAGTCAGTGCCATCGATTAGTTCCTTACAATGTAGACCAGTTGATTTTTTTATCACCAATCAACAGACTGCCGTCTGCTTCCATGCCTGTGTACTTTTCTTTCAGCAAAGGATGCTGATTCAAAGCCGTCAGCAAAGATAGTTGATCTGTAGGGCTCAAGGATTCTTCCGCGTGTGAAACAGCATCGGTCAGTTCGAACATCAAGCGATCCAGGAAGGCCATATAGTCCTGACCCAAAAGCGGAGCGCCCGCAGGCAGGGATTCAATCAGGCTGGTGGCCGTGTCGACATCTTCCGGGGAATCCGTGACATTCAGACCCAAGCCAACGATCAAACGAACTTCATCACCCTGAGCCACATTTTCAAGCAGGATGCCGGCCACTTTTTTGTCGCCGATGTAAATGTCATTGGGAGCTTTCAGGTTCCAGGCCAAAAACGGCCAGGTCGTTGAGCACGCACGATACACAGCAAGTCCCACAAGGCAGGATGTGGTCGGCTGGGGTTTTACACCCAACAGGTAAGACCACGAGCTCAAAAGAGAACTTCCGGGACGCGCATCGATCCACGTGTTCTTGCCCCGGCCACGACCTGCGGTCTGGTGGTCCGTCACATACAGGCACAAGGATTCCTCCATCAGGTTTTCGGCAAAAGCCTCTTCCTTGGCGATGGCGTTGGTGCTGGTCATTTCTTTTTGATAAGCCACG
Coding sequences within it:
- a CDS encoding SIMPL domain-containing protein, with product MKKYVLAGLMAVSMVSGARALADSRYIIVSGFAERGLDPNMVNLNIEVWSKASTAKQAQSLAANQFKQVRKTLEDFKIKKEDIQTDNYSLNPEYEYDQKLRQNKMVGFRVSQSLTVTLRKVEDAGNFLDALVAEKKTMDAGVNVSSLSWDSDKRDQTETATLGEAVRATRTKADEIAKAAGVKIKGVSKISHGVSGGLPPQPVFRNFGGAKMMAEAASTDVAAGQIKVRVEVTAEYEIN
- a CDS encoding cell wall hydrolase — its product is MKAVILSALLLTSGLAFGEAPCPAKCQGPSSTPDKITLSKIDSTPACLTRKNDESNEEIIQREKLTDFEVLARLVFAEGISTNLNKCSKYEDSLFASLAWGVQNRVALSAAQPRYAKQFGKGLHGVIFKKAQFNPAVSKKSSYSRLFLCPSEHPQWQRLWELSKKAADQALSHPQKNPLPKSVTHFYYPQSTQATNPPVTWADLNKDAAKKAYMKDVKIEGTRYSNECIQFFSY
- a CDS encoding GyrI-like domain-containing protein, whose translation is MKYILVFVAVTMISFGLFLANYLGAFKGVDISESVQGPFKIVYVEHVGPYHKVNKQLERIEKYMTSQNMTCGRTFGEYLDDPQVVEEARLRSKVGCIITGEPPQLVEGLQVGEIPERKYVMAVFTGSPGIGPLKVYPRVNDFMVKHNLKQTGAVVEIYEIHSITEKNAMTTTYLFPVQ
- a CDS encoding biotin--[acetyl-CoA-carboxylase] ligase, which codes for MAKDNPVSDIRIGQVTSQWAEGNHLYVAYQKEMTSTNAIAKEEAFAENLMEESLCLYVTDHQTAGRGRGKNTWIDARPGSSLLSSWSYLLGVKPQPTTSCLVGLAVYRACSTTWPFLAWNLKAPNDIYIGDKKVAGILLENVAQGDEVRLIVGLGLNVTDSPEDVDTATSLIESLPAGAPLLGQDYMAFLDRLMFELTDAVSHAEESLSPTDQLSLLTALNQHPLLKEKYTGMEADGSLLIGDKKINWSTL
- a CDS encoding thioredoxin family protein gives rise to the protein MALTFTPFPDLGNKCPDFTLPAVDGKTYSLKDFSNGQPLVVMFICNHCPYVQAIEDRLIQLGHDLKKQSVNVIAICANDEESHNREDSFENLQKRAQEKGYPFVYLHDKSQAVAHAFGAVCTPDYFVYDKDLKLAYRGRLDDSWKDAAKVTKRELFDAVQTLLKNDKVSEEQTASMGCSIKWV
- a CDS encoding HD family phosphohydrolase → MNIEMPILPENLNRPEIVEKSWVVTLSGSRFSILKPDPDAIMIEDIACALARQARFNGHTRFFYSVGQHSCLGAEVSPTKEIALHMLFHDATEAYVGDLVSPVKALLPDFEIIESRIHWAISKRFNLEYPLPKVVKQIDRRLLATEVRDLITKDLKSWNISEDEPFDFPIIPWPSEVTEARFLDLAKNLLKK
- a CDS encoding OmpA family protein, whose protein sequence is MKKMLLIGTAVAMMLSGCATTQENPNTAKGAGIGAAIGAVAGAVIGHQTGKRNEGALIGAALGAGIGGTVGHRLDKQQKELAKIAETKRTEQGLITKLKSDILFDTGKADLKPAAQNNINQLAAIMKKYPENVLTVKGYTDDTGTQMVNNPLSEQRAKAVSAQLIAAGVPAQTVTSVGMGALNPVDPAKTKEARAKNRRVEIEITVDESKVPKS